CCGCGACGGCTGCAGCTGCTAAGGGAAAAACTTGCGGCCCTGCCAATATCGCCTACAGTTAGCCCGGAAGAATAAAGACCAGTAACGCTCAATCCAGTCTATGAAACATTTCCTTCGACCCCTTGCGATCCGGCAGTTGCTCGCTTTCTGCCGGCTCGGCGCCGTGGCCTCGGCGGCGGCGCTGGCGTTGAACGCCGCGGAAGAGAAAGCGCCCGGGTCCAATCTGGTCGGCAAGCCGCTCGCGATCAAGTTTTCGGCGGTGGACGGGCGCGCCGTGGATGTCGAGAAACTGCGCGGCAAAGTCATCCTGGTTGATTTCTGGGCCACCTGGTGCGGACCGTGTGTTCGCGAGGTCCCGCACGTGAAGACGGTTTATGAGAAACTTCATCCCAAGGGATTCGAGATCGTGGGCATCAGTTTCGATGAAAAGAAAAGCGCGCTTCAGGCTTTTGTTTTGAAGGAGAAGATGGCCTGGCCGCAGTACTTTGACGGGAAAGGCTGGGACAATCAGATGGGTACACGATTTGGAATCGAGTCCATTCCCACCATGTGGCTCGTGGACAAGAAGGGCGTGCTGCGCGACATCGATGCCGGCGAGAACCTCGAAAACAAAGTGCAAAAGCTCCTGGCGGAATAGCCTCCGCCCACTTCACACCACCGTTTATGAAATCCAAACTGCAGATGTTCGTGCTGGCGGCCGTGTTTGCCGCCGGCGCGCCGATCATGTCAATTGCGGCCGAAGCGGCGAACGACGACGCCGATACCGCCTGGAAACAATTGCAGAAAGCGCTGCGCCCGCCCTCGCCGCCGCCGGAATGGCAGACCAACCGCCCTTCCTCCGAAGAAATCGAGAAATATCAACAACGGCAGGGCAAGCTGGCCGCCGAGGCGGCCGACAAGGCCAAGGATTTTTACACACGGTTCCCGGATCACCCAAAGGCCGCCGAGGCACGGAAGAAAGAGTACGAAATGATTTCCACGGCGTCGCGGCTGGGCAACGCTGATGTCGAAACCAGACTGGCTGCGTTGGAGGTCGAGCACGCCAGGGACCCGGGCCTCAGCGACGACGAGCGTTTTGAACTCCGCGCCCGCGCCGTGCAACGCGCGGCGATGAAAAAGCAGCCCGAAGGCATGACGGCGGTCCTGGACGAATTCGAAAAGGGGGCGCGCGAGTTGCAAAAGGAATTTCCGAAGCGACCGGAAGTTTACGGAATGCTTCTGGAGGTGGCCTCCAACGCGGAGGCCGGGAAAGCCCGCAAGCTGGCGCAGGAGATCATGGACGGTCCGGCGCCTGACGAAGTCAAAGAGGGCGCGAAGGGACTGCTCAAAAAACTCGACGCCATCGGCAAGCCTCTGGCCGTCAAATTCACGGCGGTGGACGGGCGCGAGGTGGATCTCGCGAAGCTGAACGGCAAGGTGGTGCTTGTGGACTTCTGGGCCACCTGGTGCGGGCCATGCGTGGCCGAAGTGCCCAACGTGGTTGCCGCCTATGAAAAACTGCATCCCAAAGGATTTGAAATCGTGGGCATCAGCTTCGATCAGGAAAAAGACAAACTCACCGAGTTCACCGGCAAGAAGGGAATGACGTGGCCGCAGTACTTTGACGGCAAGGGCTGGCAAAACAAGTTCGGTGGCGAGTTTGGAATCAACAGCATTCCCACCATGTGGCTCGTGGACAAAAAGGGCGTCCTCCGCGACGTGAACGGACGCGAAGATCTCGTGG
This sequence is a window from Candidatus Angelobacter sp.. Protein-coding genes within it:
- a CDS encoding TlpA disulfide reductase family protein → MKHFLRPLAIRQLLAFCRLGAVASAAALALNAAEEKAPGSNLVGKPLAIKFSAVDGRAVDVEKLRGKVILVDFWATWCGPCVREVPHVKTVYEKLHPKGFEIVGISFDEKKSALQAFVLKEKMAWPQYFDGKGWDNQMGTRFGIESIPTMWLVDKKGVLRDIDAGENLENKVQKLLAE
- a CDS encoding TlpA disulfide reductase family protein, encoding MKSKLQMFVLAAVFAAGAPIMSIAAEAANDDADTAWKQLQKALRPPSPPPEWQTNRPSSEEIEKYQQRQGKLAAEAADKAKDFYTRFPDHPKAAEARKKEYEMISTASRLGNADVETRLAALEVEHARDPGLSDDERFELRARAVQRAAMKKQPEGMTAVLDEFEKGARELQKEFPKRPEVYGMLLEVASNAEAGKARKLAQEIMDGPAPDEVKEGAKGLLKKLDAIGKPLAVKFTAVDGREVDLAKLNGKVVLVDFWATWCGPCVAEVPNVVAAYEKLHPKGFEIVGISFDQEKDKLTEFTGKKGMTWPQYFDGKGWQNKFGGEFGINSIPTMWLVDKKGVLRDVNGREDLVDKVEKMLAE